From one Catellatospora sp. IY07-71 genomic stretch:
- a CDS encoding carboxyl transferase domain-containing protein, whose amino-acid sequence MATLDTALDPRAPSFLDNRSTAQAALRALDHAHGQARDGGGEKEVTRHHARGKLLPRERIELLVDTDTALLELAATAGRETGEPAGAGLVTALGVVDGIECMLIANDPTVRVGGPSTAGRRKFARAVELAARHLLPLVLLLESTADDERGTGAPDPSFARLSRMAAPVLCAVFGPLDAWLAPLPDLADHALTVRGRGDATRVDVVAEDERDALRLLRQTVRQLVTFRHGPRPAESPPAGAARPDAPPRFEAEELLAVASADPRGVTEPREVLARVLDGSDLDEFRPQRGPAVLAGFGAVHGHRVAVLAATGLAVDAESADKGVELARLAANAGVPVLVLANPVVETAPDASAPLLRALSQADRMTLVLGVDPGAWTLAGPGFRFAWPVGDLTNEPYDGVIDPRDTRTVLGICLSVSASAARRGVPGHVAEREVAS is encoded by the coding sequence ATGGCGACTCTCGACACCGCGCTGGATCCCCGCGCGCCCTCCTTCCTCGACAACCGGAGCACCGCCCAGGCGGCGCTGCGCGCGCTGGACCACGCGCACGGGCAAGCCCGTGACGGCGGCGGCGAGAAGGAGGTGACCCGCCACCACGCCCGCGGCAAGCTGCTGCCGCGCGAGCGCATCGAGCTGCTCGTGGACACCGACACGGCGCTGCTGGAACTCGCCGCGACGGCCGGCCGGGAGACCGGCGAGCCCGCCGGGGCCGGTCTCGTCACGGCGCTCGGCGTCGTCGACGGCATCGAGTGCATGCTGATCGCCAACGATCCGACCGTACGGGTCGGCGGGCCGTCCACGGCGGGCCGGCGCAAGTTCGCGCGCGCGGTCGAGCTGGCCGCACGCCACCTGCTGCCGCTGGTGCTGCTGCTGGAGTCGACCGCCGACGACGAGCGCGGCACCGGAGCGCCCGACCCGAGCTTCGCGCGGCTGAGCCGGATGGCGGCGCCGGTGCTCTGCGCCGTGTTCGGCCCGCTGGACGCCTGGCTCGCCCCGCTGCCCGACCTGGCCGACCATGCGCTCACCGTGCGCGGGCGCGGCGACGCGACCCGGGTGGACGTGGTCGCCGAGGACGAGCGGGACGCGCTGCGCCTGCTCCGGCAGACCGTACGGCAGCTCGTGACGTTCCGGCACGGGCCGCGTCCCGCCGAGAGCCCGCCGGCCGGAGCCGCCCGGCCGGACGCGCCGCCGCGCTTCGAGGCCGAGGAGCTGCTCGCGGTGGCCAGCGCCGACCCGCGCGGGGTGACCGAGCCGCGAGAGGTGCTGGCACGCGTGCTCGACGGGTCCGACCTGGACGAGTTCCGGCCGCAGCGGGGTCCGGCGGTGCTGGCCGGGTTCGGCGCGGTGCACGGGCACCGGGTCGCGGTGCTTGCCGCGACCGGCCTCGCCGTCGACGCCGAGTCGGCGGACAAGGGCGTGGAGCTGGCCCGGCTGGCCGCCAACGCGGGCGTGCCGGTGCTGGTGCTGGCCAACCCGGTGGTGGAGACCGCGCCCGACGCGTCCGCGCCGCTGCTGCGCGCGCTGTCCCAGGCCGACCGGATGACGCTGGTGCTCGGCGTGGACCCGGGCGCCTGGACGCTGGCCGGGCCGGGCTTCCGGTTCGCCTGGCCGGTGGGGGATCTGACCAACGAGCCGTACGACGGCGTGATCGACCCGCGTGACACCCGTACCGTGCTGGGCATCTGCCTGTCGGTGAGCGCGTCGGCGGCCCGCCGCGGCGTGCCGGGTCACGTGGCCGAACGGGAGGTGGCGTCATGA
- a CDS encoding CapA family protein: MSIHPLSPADTPAPAAQTPPRSTLDRLVGALRARRGVSAAGAIVLLVTVAGVALTAVNSSAEGAEALWHPPAGAAAEPSQGAPAPVGETISLSATGDIIMGDAPGHLPPRDGKGYFDKIKALLPADLVMGNLEQPITEETGSGKCPPKPSPVPNATPSPGASPTKNNCHQFRVPPRYAQHLKDAGFDLLNTANNHARDYGTAGFTNTQRALEAAGLQHTGETGQITIAEVKGVKVAVLGFSSYSGNNSLINLTAAKKVVAKAAERADIVVVQVHMGAEGADKSHVRPGTETFLGENRGNPVAFSRAVIDAGADLIIGHGPHVVRGLEFYKGRLIAYSLGNFAGGGQLSSNGRVGWGGVLQVSLSKDGGFVSGRFHSTYFSGSYGIPQPDPKDRALGLLRQMTEEDFGANGAVVSADGSIGAPAT; encoded by the coding sequence ATGTCCATACACCCCCTGAGCCCGGCCGATACCCCCGCCCCCGCCGCCCAAACCCCGCCCCGCTCCACCCTGGACCGGCTCGTGGGAGCGCTGCGCGCGCGCCGGGGGGTCTCCGCCGCGGGCGCGATCGTGCTCCTTGTCACAGTAGCCGGAGTCGCGCTCACCGCCGTGAACTCGTCGGCCGAGGGCGCCGAGGCGCTGTGGCACCCGCCGGCGGGCGCGGCCGCCGAGCCGTCGCAGGGGGCTCCGGCCCCGGTGGGCGAGACGATCAGCCTGTCCGCGACCGGCGACATCATCATGGGCGACGCGCCGGGGCACCTGCCGCCGCGCGACGGCAAGGGTTACTTCGACAAGATCAAGGCGCTGCTGCCCGCCGACCTGGTGATGGGCAACCTGGAGCAGCCCATCACCGAGGAGACCGGCTCGGGCAAGTGCCCGCCGAAGCCGTCCCCGGTGCCGAACGCGACGCCCAGCCCCGGCGCCAGCCCGACGAAGAACAACTGCCACCAGTTCCGGGTGCCCCCGCGCTACGCCCAGCATCTCAAGGACGCCGGGTTCGACCTGCTCAACACGGCCAACAACCACGCACGCGACTACGGCACGGCCGGGTTCACCAACACCCAGCGCGCGCTGGAGGCCGCCGGGCTGCAGCACACCGGGGAGACCGGCCAGATCACCATCGCCGAGGTCAAGGGCGTGAAGGTGGCCGTGCTCGGCTTCTCGTCGTACTCGGGCAACAACAGCCTGATCAATCTCACCGCGGCGAAGAAGGTCGTGGCCAAGGCCGCGGAGCGGGCCGACATCGTGGTGGTCCAGGTGCACATGGGCGCCGAGGGTGCGGACAAGAGCCACGTCCGGCCGGGCACCGAGACCTTCCTGGGCGAGAACCGGGGCAACCCGGTCGCCTTCTCCCGCGCGGTCATCGACGCCGGTGCCGACCTCATCATCGGGCACGGCCCGCACGTGGTCCGCGGCCTGGAGTTCTACAAGGGCCGGCTCATCGCGTACAGCCTGGGCAACTTCGCCGGCGGCGGCCAGCTGAGCAGCAACGGCCGGGTCGGCTGGGGCGGCGTGCTGCAGGTCTCGCTGAGCAAGGACGGCGGCTTCGTCTCCGGGCGGTTCCACTCCACCTACTTCAGCGGCTCGTACGGCATCCCGCAGCCCGACCCCAAGGACCGCGCGCTCGGCCTGCTCCGGCAGATGACCGAGGAGGACTTCGGCGCGAACGGCGCGGTGGTGAGCGCGGACGGGTCGATCGGCGCACCCGCGACGTAG
- a CDS encoding Crp/Fnr family transcriptional regulator, with translation MDEVLARSGIFQGVDPEAAEALAREMETIEIRKGEIVFNEGEPGDSLYIVLSGKIKLGRRAADGRQNLVSVMGPSDMLGELSLFDPGPRTATATAVTDVRLARLRKQALRPWLNNRPEIAEQLLRVLARRLRRTNDALADLIFTDVPGRVAKNLLQMAGRFGTRDGGVLRVTHDLTQEELAQLVGASRETVNKALADFASRGWLRLDGKSVIILDPERLARRARV, from the coding sequence ATGGACGAGGTGCTGGCTCGCAGCGGAATCTTCCAGGGTGTCGACCCGGAGGCCGCTGAAGCGCTCGCTCGTGAGATGGAGACGATCGAGATCCGCAAGGGCGAGATCGTATTCAACGAGGGCGAGCCGGGTGACAGTCTCTATATCGTACTCTCCGGCAAGATCAAGTTGGGACGGCGCGCCGCCGACGGCCGGCAGAACCTGGTCTCCGTGATGGGCCCGTCCGACATGCTCGGCGAGCTGTCGCTGTTCGACCCCGGCCCGCGCACCGCGACCGCCACCGCCGTCACCGACGTGCGCCTGGCCCGGCTGCGCAAGCAGGCGCTGCGGCCCTGGCTGAACAACCGGCCGGAGATCGCCGAGCAGCTGCTGCGCGTGCTGGCCCGCCGACTGCGCCGCACCAACGACGCGCTCGCCGACCTGATCTTCACCGACGTGCCCGGCCGCGTCGCCAAGAACCTGCTGCAGATGGCGGGCCGCTTCGGCACCCGCGACGGCGGCGTGCTGCGGGTGACGCACGACCTCACCCAGGAGGAACTGGCGCAGCTCGTCGGCGCCTCCCGCGAGACGGTGAACAAGGCCCTGGCCGACTTCGCCTCGCGCGGCTGGCTGCGCCTCGACGGCAAGAGCGTCATCATCCTCGACCCCGAGCGCCTCGCCCGCCGCGCCCGCGTCTGA
- a CDS encoding biotin carboxylase N-terminal domain-containing protein produces the protein MIRRLLVANRGEIARRIFATCRAVGVETVAVYSIADTDSPYVAEADYAVQLPGSAPSATYLRGDLILAAARKTGADAIHPGYGFLAENADFAAAVADAGLTWVGPPAKVISVMASKVDAKLLLAEAEVPVLPSWTDPAAVDEFPVLVKAAVGGGGRGMRVVRDADSLAEAVSSARREAFGAFGDSAVFCERYVEQARHIEVQIVADQHGNTVTLGERECSIQRRHQKIIEEAPSPAVSPELRENLCAAAVLVAEAIGYVGIGTVEFLLSPDGEFYFLEMNTRLQVEHPVTECVTGFDLVRLQMFLAEGGQLPFLSAPPMRGHAIEVRLCAEDPASNWLPATGQVHRFEVPEVSARFRPMLQPGLRVDSGVEPGTVVGVHYDSLLAKLVAWAPTRYEAARMLAGTLARTRIHGLVTNRDLLVRVLRHPAFLTGQIDTGLLDRQPEVFAPLLSSVEAVRLSCLAAALAAAARRRAQAPVQRGIPSGWRNVPTVAQSVVYDGPAGPVEVGYRLDPSGALAQWWVRAVDPEELDLAGLGPSGPVDDHPPVAVLSASPDEVVLDVAGIRLALHVHEVGETAYVDSAEGSLSLRRLPRFPVPVQELEEGSLTAPLPGAVGRVLVAPGQRVGAGDLLLTLEAMKLEHPVHAPADGVVAAVTVRPGVLVDTGALLAVLTPA, from the coding sequence ATGATCCGCAGGCTGCTGGTGGCGAACCGGGGCGAGATCGCCCGGCGCATCTTCGCCACGTGCCGGGCCGTGGGGGTGGAGACCGTCGCGGTCTACTCCATCGCCGACACCGACTCCCCGTACGTGGCCGAGGCCGATTACGCGGTGCAGCTGCCGGGCTCCGCGCCCAGCGCCACCTACCTGCGCGGGGACCTGATCCTCGCGGCCGCCCGCAAGACCGGGGCCGACGCCATCCACCCCGGCTACGGCTTCCTCGCCGAGAACGCCGACTTCGCCGCCGCGGTGGCCGACGCCGGGCTGACCTGGGTCGGCCCGCCCGCGAAGGTGATCTCGGTGATGGCCTCCAAGGTCGACGCCAAGCTGCTGCTGGCCGAAGCCGAGGTGCCGGTGCTGCCGAGCTGGACCGACCCGGCCGCCGTGGACGAGTTCCCGGTGCTGGTCAAGGCCGCCGTCGGGGGCGGCGGGCGCGGCATGCGGGTCGTGCGCGACGCCGACTCACTGGCCGAGGCGGTCTCCTCGGCCCGCCGCGAGGCGTTCGGCGCGTTCGGCGACTCGGCCGTGTTCTGCGAGCGTTACGTCGAGCAGGCCCGCCACATCGAGGTGCAGATCGTCGCCGACCAGCACGGCAACACGGTCACCCTGGGCGAGCGCGAGTGCTCCATCCAGCGCCGGCACCAGAAGATCATCGAGGAGGCGCCGTCCCCCGCCGTCTCGCCCGAGCTGCGCGAGAACCTGTGCGCTGCCGCGGTCCTGGTCGCCGAGGCCATCGGGTACGTCGGCATCGGCACGGTGGAGTTCCTGCTCAGCCCCGACGGCGAGTTCTACTTCCTGGAGATGAACACCCGGCTGCAGGTCGAGCACCCGGTGACCGAGTGCGTCACCGGCTTCGACCTGGTCCGGCTGCAGATGTTCCTGGCCGAGGGCGGGCAGCTGCCGTTCCTGTCCGCGCCGCCGATGCGCGGGCACGCCATCGAGGTGCGGCTGTGCGCCGAGGACCCGGCCAGCAACTGGCTGCCCGCCACCGGGCAGGTGCACCGGTTCGAGGTGCCCGAGGTGTCCGCCCGTTTCCGGCCCATGCTCCAGCCCGGCCTGCGCGTCGACTCGGGTGTCGAGCCCGGCACGGTGGTCGGTGTGCACTACGACTCGCTGCTGGCCAAGCTCGTCGCCTGGGCGCCCACCCGCTACGAGGCCGCCCGCATGCTGGCCGGCACGCTGGCGCGGACCCGCATCCACGGCCTGGTCACCAACCGGGATCTGCTGGTACGCGTGCTGCGCCACCCCGCCTTCCTCACCGGGCAGATCGACACCGGCCTGCTCGACCGGCAGCCCGAGGTGTTCGCGCCGCTGCTGTCCTCCGTGGAGGCCGTCCGGCTGAGCTGCCTGGCCGCCGCGCTCGCGGCCGCTGCCCGGCGCCGGGCGCAGGCCCCGGTGCAGCGCGGCATCCCGTCCGGCTGGCGCAACGTGCCCACCGTGGCGCAGAGCGTCGTGTACGACGGCCCCGCCGGTCCGGTCGAGGTCGGGTACCGCCTCGACCCGTCCGGGGCGCTGGCCCAGTGGTGGGTCCGCGCCGTCGACCCCGAGGAGCTCGACCTGGCCGGGCTCGGCCCGTCCGGGCCCGTCGACGACCACCCGCCGGTCGCGGTCCTGTCCGCCTCCCCCGACGAGGTCGTGCTGGACGTGGCTGGCATCCGGCTGGCCCTGCACGTGCACGAGGTCGGCGAGACCGCGTACGTGGACAGCGCCGAGGGCTCCCTCTCGCTGCGCCGGCTGCCCCGCTTCCCGGTGCCGGTGCAGGAGCTGGAGGAGGGCTCGCTGACCGCCCCGCTGCCCGGCGCGGTCGGGCGGGTCCTGGTCGCCCCCGGCCAGCGCGTCGGCGCCGGTGACCTGCTGCTCACCCTGGAGGCGATGAAGCTGGAGCACCCGGTGCACGCCCCCGCCGACGGCGTCGTCGCGGCGGTCACGGTCCGCCCCGGCGTACTCGTCGACACCGGTGCCCTCCTGGCCGTCCTCACCCCCGCCTGA
- a CDS encoding chaplin family protein: MNTWVRRSLKAGALTAGAVMATGTAAYAETTVISAGNTGVLNGTQVFAPIQAPINLCGVAASVGGDAIAGCQGGSAAELEGVYDVRMLSTDNHGILNGTQVFAPIQAPINVCGVAAGVLGNAAAWCEGGASAEIGGKHKHKPKHHGCDDHCDHDDSDGYSRESAESGDLLGGLPLLGGLTNGGLPLVGGLTNGGLPVVGDLTKGGLPVVGSLTKGGLPVVGSLLGGPSVARGADAIDLDSIDGVGTVGRFDTESDDAVDNTSTGGTGGGSEHKCNTGCGGNGGGGGHNHHPRPKPKPRPQPCPDHGHSHGHHGHGKDVTLISAGNSGILNGTQVYAPIQIPVDVSGVAIGVLGNAAAWSTGGASAQQ, from the coding sequence ATGAACACGTGGGTTCGACGCTCACTCAAGGCCGGCGCGCTCACCGCCGGCGCGGTCATGGCCACCGGCACCGCCGCGTACGCCGAGACCACCGTGATCAGTGCGGGCAACACCGGCGTGCTGAACGGCACCCAGGTCTTCGCTCCGATCCAGGCTCCGATCAACCTCTGCGGCGTGGCCGCGAGTGTGGGCGGCGACGCGATCGCCGGGTGCCAGGGCGGCAGCGCCGCCGAGCTGGAGGGCGTGTACGACGTCCGGATGCTGAGCACCGACAACCACGGCATCCTCAACGGCACGCAGGTCTTCGCCCCGATCCAGGCCCCGATCAACGTCTGCGGCGTGGCCGCGGGTGTGCTCGGCAACGCCGCGGCGTGGTGCGAGGGCGGCGCGTCCGCCGAGATCGGCGGCAAGCACAAGCACAAGCCGAAGCACCACGGCTGCGACGACCACTGCGACCACGACGACAGCGACGGGTACAGCCGCGAGTCGGCCGAGTCGGGCGACCTGCTGGGCGGCCTGCCGCTGCTGGGCGGCCTCACCAACGGCGGCCTGCCGCTGGTCGGCGGCCTCACCAACGGCGGCCTGCCGGTCGTCGGCGACCTCACCAAGGGCGGCCTGCCGGTGGTCGGCAGCCTGACCAAGGGCGGCCTGCCGGTCGTCGGCTCGCTGCTGGGCGGCCCGAGTGTGGCGCGCGGCGCCGACGCGATCGACCTCGACTCGATCGACGGCGTCGGCACGGTCGGCCGCTTCGACACCGAGAGCGACGACGCCGTGGACAACACCAGCACGGGCGGCACCGGCGGCGGCAGCGAGCACAAGTGCAACACCGGCTGCGGCGGCAACGGCGGCGGCGGCGGCCACAACCACCACCCGCGCCCGAAGCCGAAGCCGCGCCCGCAGCCCTGCCCGGACCACGGCCACTCGCACGGCCACCACGGCCACGGCAAGGACGTGACGCTGATCAGCGCCGGCAACTCCGGCATCCTGAACGGCACCCAGGTGTACGCGCCGATCCAGATCCCGGTCGACGTCAGCGGCGTCGCGATCGGCGTGCTGGGCAACGCGGCCGCGTGGAGCACCGGCGGCGCCTCGGCGCAGCAGTAG